The following proteins are encoded in a genomic region of Primulina huaijiensis isolate GDHJ02 chromosome 3, ASM1229523v2, whole genome shotgun sequence:
- the LOC140972704 gene encoding protein WHAT'S THIS FACTOR 1 homolog, chloroplastic-like isoform X1, which produces MEPKLLLSTQKVSSSLGTFPFFLSYKSTPLQKPKFCFDVHSLFCAKQAGKTPFLGEKIVFQEKNEFLWSTRRDDLSIPVIRAGVVKRRKELPFDNVIQRDKKLKLVLKIRKILTSQPDRIMALRHLGRFRKALGLQKRRRFISLLKKFPAVFEIVEEGVYSLRFKLTPEAERLYLEEMKVRNEMEDLLVVKLRKLLMMSIDKRILLEKIAHLKTDLGLPLEFRDTICQRYPQYFKVVTTGRGPALELTHWDPELAVSAAELAEDENKERELEERNLIIDRTPKFNRVKLPRGLNLSKGEMRRICQFRDMPYISPYSEFSGLRSGTLEKEKHACGVVHEILSLTVEKRTLVDHLTHFRDEFRFSQQLRGMFVRHPDMFYVSLKGDRDSVFLREAYRDSHLIEKDKLLLIKEKLRALVNVPRFPRRNISETDSDQAVGTEPEGGSGEDEEDEWSDIDNLGIDEIDDFVDGDDEDGDSEDDWSDDDDLPPKFNSEEDDSSSIFERTKPNMKQVNGSRKSDENDPIPVFPDGKPRERW; this is translated from the coding sequence ATGGAACCAAAGTTGTTGCTTTCTACCCAGAAAGTTTCATCTTCACTTGGTACTTttccatttttcctttcatataAGTCAACACCGCTTCAAAAGCCTAAGTTCTGTTTTGATGTCCATTCATTATTTTGTGCCAAACAGGCGGGGAAGACTCCGTTTCTGGGGGAAAAAATAGTCTTTCAGGAAAAGAATGAATTTTTGTGGAGCACAAGGAGAGATGATTTGTCTATTCCTGTAATAAGAGCGGGTGTTGTGAAGAGGAGGAAAGAGCTTCCCTTTGATAACGTGATTCAAAGGGACAAAAAGCTTAAATTAGTTTTGAAAATTAGGAAGATTTTGACGAGTCAGCCAGATAGAATTATGGCACTTCGTCATTTGGGTAGGTTTAGGAAAGCTTTGGGACTGCAAAAAAGGAGGCGGTTTATTTCTTTGTTGAAGAAGTTTCCTGCTGTGTTTGAGATTGTGGAAGAAGGGGTATATTCACTTAGGTTCAAGTTGACACCCGAGGCGGAGAGGCTATACCTCGAGGAGATGAAGGTCAGAAATGAAATGGAGGATTTGTTGGTTGTTAAATTGAGGAAGTTGTTGATGATGTCGATTGATAAACGGATTCTTTTGGAGAAGATCGCACATTTGAAAACTGATTTGGGACTGCCTCTGGAATTTCGTGATACTATTTGTCAGCGGTATCCACAATATTTCAAGGTTGTTACAACTGGTCGAGGGCCAGCTCTTGAGTTGACTCATTGGGATCCTGAGCTTGCTGTATCTGCAGCAGAGCTAGCGGAAGACGAGAATAAGGAAAGGGAGCTGGAAGagagaaatttaattattgatcGGACCCCAAAATTTAACCGAGTGAAGCTACCTAGAGGGCTCAACCTTTCCAAAGGTGAGATGAGAAGGATTTGTCAATTTAGAGACATGCCTTACATATCACCTTATTCTGAATTTTCAGGACTGAGGTCTGGTACGCTGGAGAAAGAAAAACATGCATGTGGTGTTGTTCATGAGATCTTGAGCCTCACTGTTGAGAAGAGAACACTTGTAGATCATTTGACCCATTTTCGAGATGAATTTAGATTCTCTCAGCAGCTCAGGGGGATGTTTGTAAGGCATCCGGACATGTTTTACGTATCACTGAAAGGGGATAGAGACTCCGTGTTCCTACGCGAAGCGTACAGAGATTCTCATTTGATAGAAAAGGACAAATTGTTGCTCATCAAGGAGAAACTTCGTGCACTTGTTAATGTTCCAAGATTCCCGAGAAGAAATATTTCAGAGACTGATTCAGATCAAGCAGTAGGGACAGAACCTGAGGGAGGATCAGGTGAAGATGAGGAAGATGAATGGTCCGACATTGACAATTTAGGAATTGACGAGATTGATGATTTTGTTGATGGTGATGATGAGGATGGGGATTCAGAGGATGATTGGAGTGATGACGATGATTTGCCTCCAAAATTCAACAGTGAAGAAGATGATTCGTCATCAATTTTTGAACGGACCAAACCAAATATGAAGCAAGTTAATGGCTCAAggaaaagtgatgaaaatgatccAATTCCAGTGTTTCCAGATGGCAAACCAAGAGAACGTTGGTAA
- the LOC140972704 gene encoding protein WHAT'S THIS FACTOR 1 homolog, chloroplastic-like isoform X2, whose protein sequence is MEPKLLLSTQKVSSSLGTFPFFLSYKSTPLQKPKFCFDVHSLFCAKQAGKTPFLGEKIVFQEKNEFLWSTRRDDLSIPVIRAGVVKRRKELPFDNVIQRDKKLKLVLKIRKILTSQPDRIMALRHLGRFRKALGLQKRRRFISLLKKFPAVFEIVEEGVYSLRFKLTPEAERLYLEEMKVRNEMEDLLVVKLRKLLMMSIDKRILLEKIAHLKTDLGLPLEFRDTICQRYPQYFKVVTTGRGPALELTHWDPELAVSAAELAEDENKERELEERNLIIDRTPKFNRVKLPRGLNLSKGLRSGTLEKEKHACGVVHEILSLTVEKRTLVDHLTHFRDEFRFSQQLRGMFVRHPDMFYVSLKGDRDSVFLREAYRDSHLIEKDKLLLIKEKLRALVNVPRFPRRNISETDSDQAVGTEPEGGSGEDEEDEWSDIDNLGIDEIDDFVDGDDEDGDSEDDWSDDDDLPPKFNSEEDDSSSIFERTKPNMKQVNGSRKSDENDPIPVFPDGKPRERW, encoded by the exons ATGGAACCAAAGTTGTTGCTTTCTACCCAGAAAGTTTCATCTTCACTTGGTACTTttccatttttcctttcatataAGTCAACACCGCTTCAAAAGCCTAAGTTCTGTTTTGATGTCCATTCATTATTTTGTGCCAAACAGGCGGGGAAGACTCCGTTTCTGGGGGAAAAAATAGTCTTTCAGGAAAAGAATGAATTTTTGTGGAGCACAAGGAGAGATGATTTGTCTATTCCTGTAATAAGAGCGGGTGTTGTGAAGAGGAGGAAAGAGCTTCCCTTTGATAACGTGATTCAAAGGGACAAAAAGCTTAAATTAGTTTTGAAAATTAGGAAGATTTTGACGAGTCAGCCAGATAGAATTATGGCACTTCGTCATTTGGGTAGGTTTAGGAAAGCTTTGGGACTGCAAAAAAGGAGGCGGTTTATTTCTTTGTTGAAGAAGTTTCCTGCTGTGTTTGAGATTGTGGAAGAAGGGGTATATTCACTTAGGTTCAAGTTGACACCCGAGGCGGAGAGGCTATACCTCGAGGAGATGAAGGTCAGAAATGAAATGGAGGATTTGTTGGTTGTTAAATTGAGGAAGTTGTTGATGATGTCGATTGATAAACGGATTCTTTTGGAGAAGATCGCACATTTGAAAACTGATTTGGGACTGCCTCTGGAATTTCGTGATACTATTTGTCAGCGGTATCCACAATATTTCAAGGTTGTTACAACTGGTCGAGGGCCAGCTCTTGAGTTGACTCATTGGGATCCTGAGCTTGCTGTATCTGCAGCAGAGCTAGCGGAAGACGAGAATAAGGAAAGGGAGCTGGAAGagagaaatttaattattgatcGGACCCCAAAATTTAACCGAGTGAAGCTACCTAGAGGGCTCAACCTTTCCAAAG GACTGAGGTCTGGTACGCTGGAGAAAGAAAAACATGCATGTGGTGTTGTTCATGAGATCTTGAGCCTCACTGTTGAGAAGAGAACACTTGTAGATCATTTGACCCATTTTCGAGATGAATTTAGATTCTCTCAGCAGCTCAGGGGGATGTTTGTAAGGCATCCGGACATGTTTTACGTATCACTGAAAGGGGATAGAGACTCCGTGTTCCTACGCGAAGCGTACAGAGATTCTCATTTGATAGAAAAGGACAAATTGTTGCTCATCAAGGAGAAACTTCGTGCACTTGTTAATGTTCCAAGATTCCCGAGAAGAAATATTTCAGAGACTGATTCAGATCAAGCAGTAGGGACAGAACCTGAGGGAGGATCAGGTGAAGATGAGGAAGATGAATGGTCCGACATTGACAATTTAGGAATTGACGAGATTGATGATTTTGTTGATGGTGATGATGAGGATGGGGATTCAGAGGATGATTGGAGTGATGACGATGATTTGCCTCCAAAATTCAACAGTGAAGAAGATGATTCGTCATCAATTTTTGAACGGACCAAACCAAATATGAAGCAAGTTAATGGCTCAAggaaaagtgatgaaaatgatccAATTCCAGTGTTTCCAGATGGCAAACCAAGAGAACGTTGGTAA